In the Hordeum vulgare subsp. vulgare chromosome 7H, MorexV3_pseudomolecules_assembly, whole genome shotgun sequence genome, one interval contains:
- the LOC123408269 gene encoding uncharacterized protein LOC123408269: MRRGRSPSSSPGQEDLAAAGLLQREGREAHRGSSGAAGLAAHERGRGGGLPASRTNYFFPRTHQPVRPIPHCSPLYKPSRHPFPPPPIQGFPRAAAAAAAAFVSAAAAAAAFVSAATMPSHKTFRIKQKLAKKQRQNRPIPYWIRMRTDNTIRYNAKRRHWRRTKLGF, from the exons ATGCGACGCGGGAGGAGCCCCTCCTCCTCGCCCGGGCAGGAGGACCTGGCTGCGGCGGGGCTGCTGCAGAGGGAAGGAAGGGAGGCACACAGGGGCTCATCAGGCGCTGCAGGCTTGGCTGCACATGAACGAGGGAGAGGTGGAGGCCTGCCTG CCAGCCGAACGAACTATTTCTTTCCAAGAACTCACCAGCCCGTTAGGCCCATACCACACTGCTCTCCACTATATAAGCCGTCACGGCATCCATTTCCCCCTCCTCCGATCCAAGGGtttcctcgcgccgccgccgccgctgcagcCGCcttcgtctccgccgccgccgctgcagcCGCCTTCGTCTCCGCCGCCACGATG CCGTCGCACAAGACCTTCCGGATCAAGCAGAAGCTGGCCAAGAAGCAGCGCCAGAACCGCCCCATCCCCTACTGGATCCGCATGAGGACCGACAACACCATCAG GTACAACGCCAAGCGCAGGCACTGGCGCCGCACCAAGCTCGGATTCTAA